The DNA window TGGCAAATTATCAGTTAAATGTTGGTGTTTGTTACTGTTTGAAGAAATTAAATTATTGTTTGAGGTaattcaaaatgttttgcctgaaGCCTGttttggcccaatttaccccaTGTCAACTACTTTTACTAGATGTAATTACATGTGTTTTAATTTCCCCCTGCAGTGCAGACAAAGTGACAAATGATGACAAACTGAAGAATCTGGAGTGCCTCTTCACATGGGACATAAACAAAGGTGACATCAATGACTTGAAGGGCGTCCCAGAGAAGCTCCTGGACCGCGTCAAGTACTGTCCCCGCAGGTACAACGCCACCTACTTCAACATCCTGGCCTTTGTGAGCCACCTGCAGGGTAAGACCGACACTGCCCTCGAATACCTGGCCAAGTCTGAAGCCGTGCTGAAGGAGGAGAAGCAAGATGAGGCAGAATTCCTGGTCACCTACTCCAGCTTCGCATGGTTGCACCATCACCTGGGTAACATGAAAGACATGGAGACCTACCTGAGCAAGGTGAAGAGCATAAGTGATGGTGGAGACATCGCCGTGGAAGCAGAGAAAGGGTGGAGCTTCATAAGGTTGGGGTCTAAGTTCTATCCACGGGCCAAGGAGAGCTTCCAGAAGGCTCTGAAAGCCAAGCCTAACAGCGTATCCTACAATGTGGGCTATGCCATAGTCCTTTATCGGTTGGAGGAGCTTGTCAGAACGGATGTTAAAGACATGCCTGaggacagccctgcagccagaCAGCTACAGAGAGCCTTGGATCTCGACCCCACTGATGCTGAAGTGATGGTCCTCTTAGCTCTGAAACATCAAGGCTTTGACTCTTCAAAATGCAGAGAGCTGATCAGCAAGGCCCTGACAGGGTGTCCAGACGTGCCCCATGTAACCAGGCATGCTGGGAGATACTTCAGGAGAGAGAGCTCCATAGTTGAAGCGTTAAAAATCCTTGAGGAGGCTGTCAAGAGAGCTCCCAATTCCTCCTTCCTATACCACCAGATGGGACAATGCCATTGGCAGGAAGTGGTTACGATGAAGAAGTCTGGAAAGTGGAGGGCAGACTCCGTACAGGTCAAGGCCGCCCTCGCTGAAAGCATCCGCAACTTCAGCAAGACCGTGGAGCTGAAGCCGTCTAACACATATGCCTGGGTGCACTTGGCAATAGCCTACGGAGAGGACCGACGGCTGGAGGATGCCAAGGCCATTTTCATCAAGGTGCTTTCAGATGACTCCCTGAGCGACACAGAGCGACAGCACTGCCACAACAAGTATGGCAGCTTCCTGAGGCACCAGATGAAGAGCAAGACCCAGGCAGTGGATCAGTTTAAGATGGCGTACAGGATCGGGATCGACAGCAGAGACCGGCAGGAGGCTCGAGAGAATCTCCGGCAGATTGGGATCGACACGGCTAAATCGTGGAGAGCCCAGGAGGATGACGGCATTTTGGCTTTTCTGTCTGAAGTTGACAGACAGCTAACCAgagctccagcagctgcagaAAGTGAAATTAATGACCTTAATGACATCTTCAAAAGAAAGCTGGCATTATCAAGCCAGCTCAAAAATACGCGCAcagggccctaatttaaatggcAGGCAAAGTCTATCAACAAGCTATCGTGTGACATGTGGGATGAATGTTCGCGGTTAAGTTCTGGCCCACAGTATGAAATTAGCAAATTGATGTTGTCTATTAAAGTAACACtgaagagtttttcgtaccttaaaataatgtttccaaaatcattttagcggttcatcaacttgttACGGCACTtttgcattcacttcgcggccctctatcggctataaccgcactatgtaactttaccagatcgggtagcgtacctaCTGTAGTTTGATGACATGAAACATAGGAAACTACACATTTGACTTGcctcgatgtcgcaatacatcatgctttcataaaatcatgcaacatactctacattttctgtggacatcattatttgctggataaacaaatagagtGCGTGCGACTGagaaaaagtgctttagtgttgctttaaattagCTTAGAGATTTTCTAAGATATCTAAGATTTTTAATGCTGAATTTCTGTGTCTTTTTTGCATTATCAGTTGTTGTCTTGATCTTTGATTTTAACTGCTACGGTAATAATGATAGGTGCTCTGTATGAAATAAAAAAGCATTATGATTTCAATGTTCTCATTAATGTCTCAAGCTTTAAGGTTTGTTCATGCTCAATTGATGTTTCAGCATTGAATACCCAAGCAACTGCTGATGTAATATTGGTGTCATGTAGGTAAAgattttcaaagacataatgTAGACCTAATTTGAATGATGGGCAAGGTCATAATATATAACTTGAGACAAACAGGCCTCAGACACACAGTGGAAATTCTTTTTGCGTAAAGTATGTGTAAAATGGCGTAAAGATTTAAAAATTGGATGGTGCATTGGGTCATTTGGGAGATAATTTGTAATGGAAGTTGTTACCTATTATGAAATAAactccccaccccacacaaACAACTAAATAGGACATGATTTCCCCCGattttatcattaaaaataACATCTTAAGAGAACACTTTAGTTTACCTGTCAGATGTTGCAAAGTTCTAATGTAATAAAGTACATCTAGTCTATcatgttgttagaattgctcttaaaaacgtaaaaatgttttgcatgttataagtcgctttggttaaaaagtgtcagccaaatgtaatgcaatgtacagtatatcttggAAACACCAGCAGGGTAGATTTTTAGTGGCACCCACTACACAGGGCAGTGCCATGGATAAAGTGATGTGGTTGGTTGAGGCTGATATGAAGATGGAGCAAGTGCTACAGAGTTTCATGGTGGATCTGGATGTAGACAGCAAGAaaagggggcagccgtggtgtactggttagggcttcgggcttgtaaccggagggttgccggttcaatccctgaccagtccaccacggctgaagtgcccttgagcaaggcacctatcccctcactgctccccgagcgctgctggttgggcaggcagctcactgctctgagttagtgtgtgattcacctcacctagtgtgttcactaatttggttaaattgggttaaatgcagagaaacgaagtTGGTGGCTTAGTATACCCACAAACCCTGGAACCCTACATGgaattcctcctcttccttgagGAAAGGcaggtatactgtacagtgtgccAGTTTTCCTACAAGGACAGTAGGTGTCTCTCCAGGGCAGCAGCCACCTGGCCTGCCCCATCAGAGAAGTGATGGAGCTTCCTTACCTCAAGGTGGCCCTCGTGGTGTTTCCCTGCCTGGGTGTGCACTTGGCGGAGCCCTTCTATGCCAGAACCTTAGAGAAAGATGCTACCCATACTCAGCTAAGGGAGTTCTACAAGGGCTGCATACAGGCTTGGGCCGGCCAATCAGtgacaactaggctacagtgcGTTCACAACAATAATTCCCAGATGGGTTTGAAAGCATTCATTCAACAGTATAGGCAAACAACAGTAGCCTAGCTTATGTATACCAGGTGGAATGAGCAgaaaatgccttttttttttaattatttgggGGATATTTTTAAGATATAGTTACTTTTGATGCCAACGTTCTTGTTTTGATAGTGTTAATGAAGTCCCAAATGGGAGTGTTGAAATTCTTAACTTGATGATTATCCCCCCTCCGCCCGAGGGCTAGGTAACTTCACTCCTTTGACTTGTAATTAACAATAAATTCATTCATTACCGAAATGCATTACAGTAATTGAGCAGTAAACACTTCGGTTTATTGCTGATACAATTACATTAAGCTTTAACATTGGGATAACTCCTCCTACCAACGCAGGAATCCCTGTGCGGGTGatgggtgcgttcgtaaattgccACTCCGAGCGCTCCTGAAACTTTTTAACCGTTATTCTATTTTCAGGGTGTCAGATTATTTACTCACGCAATCGGACAAACCATGACGCGAACCGCGCGTCATTTTACTATAGCAGCCAATCACTTCTGTCGTTTTATTTGACTGATTATAGCATAGTCATGACAGGCAGATTTGAAGGCAGTTTGCGGGCGGGCCGCATCCGGCCCGCGGGCAGCTAGTCGTAGCCCTGCTCATCCCCAacagtttcggtttcgtttcaCCCAGCACGAAGCTAAATGGATGGCAACTTAGTGGAGTAGAAGGCTTGGGATAGGCTATCTGTAGCCTGCTATCCCTCGGAAGTGCGATCAACAAAACTGAGACAGGCTACATACAAATACGAACTGAAGTTCCAGGATGAAGTGAGTATACGTAAACTTACTATAGGTTAAAAGCAGAGTTTAAATCGACGAGTAGGCTACAACAGGGTTGGAATGGTGGTCTATGTTAAAGGATATTCATACCGCAAtttatctttcatttttttaatctacGCTAGAGCCTCATTATAAGTAACATTCCATCCCGTTCACTGACAACATATAACCTAGGCTACTGTTTCCCCTGCCCGTTACAGTCTTACGAGCGGGATAGAGTTGGCTGAGTTGTCTGCACAATATTCCATTAGGCTAGTTAACCAATGGGATATTGCAGTGTTGGATATTGAACTGtaaaataggctattaatgAAAATGTGCCTCATCATAATGGTTTTACCCGAGTTCAGTTGCTATTTGgcaaagtaggcctacctgGCTGCTCTTGGTAGGTTCCTCCGTCCTTGATTCGGTCAACTCTGACATCAccttttcaaaacaaaatagcctatactgtagcaATAGCACTCTAGCCAAAATGGCATTTTCTTTGCGAAAGtgacatttaaaacatatatCAAAAGCAAACCTTAAAACAACAGAACTTGTGGTCAAATCAGTGTGTGCCTTGAATCTACAGTATCATTGCacatgaaagaatgaaagaatatTTGAATATAAGGCTGTCATTTTTGCAATGTCTGTGTCATTTCATAGCTATTAAAAAGACAAAGAAGCATATCAGAGCATGATGTAAGATGAAATTGTCATTTAGACAATAGACCTGACCTACATTGAGCACTTGTTCCTGTCAGCTTGTGTACTGGCCTGTTTACCAAATAGCCATAGCAGGCTACTGTCTCTTTGATCCAAATCGTACCAAATCGTAGCACAGAACAGAGACGTTACAGAGTATCTCTTTTACAttggaaaaagaacaagaagtCCGCACACTAGAATATGCGCCTCAGGGGTTTTTTTTAATGGTAAATCACGAGGAGCATATTCTGGTGTGCAGACTTCTTGTCCTTTTTCCTGGCATAAGCTtgtctgtccagcacccagttttAATCattttggatgtgcgtgcagTACACTTGAACTTTTTTGCATTTCTATTTTACACATTACATTTGGGTGAGATTTTTCTAACAACATCTCTTATGGATAATGAATGATTGCTGAGTGAACCATTGTGCAAAGGAGCTTTACACAGACATTGGAGGTTAAGAATTATGCAAGTAATAATTAGAATCTGCACTCTGTCTATGAGAACTATGTTTGAAAACATATGAAATCAATGAAAAAGTGTAAACACATTTGTGAGCGATGACTTCTGCTGTACTAAGAAGGCGAAGATGACGTTCAGATGGATCTCAGTTTCACTAAGTGTATCAAGAACAACTTTAGTGCACTAGAGGCTGTCCTAGCTACCACAGGAGAGACTATACGGACAGATGGTGTAAATTGTCGTTTGCACAGTAAATAGAGAGAATTTCTCAATAGAGAGATGAGATGCATTTAGCTGAGATGCATTTAACAAAACTGGGATCCGCTTGGTCTTCATCTTTACCTTCTTAGCACAGCAGAAGTGATCTCTTTCCAATGTGTTAACACTTTTTCATTGGCTTCATACATTTTTTACACCTTTTtccaaaacatacagtagcgcTCAAAGGAAGACTATTCAACTGTGTTAAATGGTAAACATCTATTCACGGCTATCAGATAATATtatgtgtgtaatgtctgtGTGAAACTCCTTTGCACAATTATTCAATCAACACTCACTCTTAATCCATAACAGATACTATCTCTGTGTCGCTATTTGCATTATTGTGCTACAATAATCACCTCTCATATCCATCTCTCACCACCTCCTCATCCGGAGGCACACCTCTGTGAACCATGGGATAACCAAATCGACCTCTCACAAACACTGATGGAGGAATTTCATATATTTGCTAATAATGATGCAGATTTTTGTCATTTAAGACACATATTTTAACGAATGCTTACATGTTCATGTCCTATCTGTTTTCAGCCATTCTGACATAGCACTGAAAACTGGTACTAAATGCAAAAAGAAATGCTAATAACTTCAGTTCAAAGGTGAAGTTTGTGATCGTGTTATTACACAGAGCTGTTGTCTTATCTCGTTTTAGTTCTTCTGATGACATACCTTTGGACACCAAGCTACAGCAGCTGGAGCAGCTGGAGTGTCACTTCACCTGGGATCTACCCAAAGAAAGTGCAGACCTGTCAGATCTTCAGACCAGGCTGGAGGACCAAATACAGTTGGACCTGGGGAAGAAAGCTGGGGCAATCCGATCATATTGTTTTTTAGCCTACGTCAGGTACCTACAAGGATTCCTAGATGATGCCCTCACAAACCTGCTCAAATCAGAAGAGTTAACAAAGGAATACAATGGTGACGATTGTGAGCGATTTCTCATCGTCACCTATGGCAACCTTGCCTGGCTACACTACCACCGAAGATCATACTCCCAGTGTGAGAGCTACTTGGAAAAGCTTGTGGGTATAAAAGAGAAGTTCCCCACTACGTCACCGACTGAGCTTCACCCAGAAGTCTATGGTCAGAAGGGCTGGACCTACCTCAAGTTCGCCCACAAGTACAAGCAGATAGCAAAGCAGTGTTTTGAAAAAGCCTTGGAGCTGGAGCCAGATGAGAGTGAGTGGAACGCTGGTTTTGGCATTGCTCTACACCGCACAGAAAGCAAGAAGACAAGATTAGAAGACTCGCTGGTGGTAAAGCAACTCCGACGAGCCCTCGAGATAAACCCTGAAGATGCCGTTTTAATGGCGTTACTAGGCCTGAGACTGAGGATGTTCCAAAAGCATGACGAGGCTGAGAGGCTGATTGAGGAGGCTCTGGATATGGATCCTAGCAACCCCCATGTCATTCGCTATGTCGGAAAATGCTTCCGCCAAGGTGGCTCTGTAGACCGCTCCATTGCGTTGCTCAAGAGAGCTGTGGAGCGTACTCCTAACTCATGCTTCCTTCACCATCAGCTAGCTCTGTGCTACAGGAAGAAGAAGGATGACCTGTTCTGTAGAGGAGGTGCCAGGGGCAAGGGACGTGAGGTCAGACAGCTTATCGCTCAGTGCATCCATCACCTGCAACTGGCTACAACACTGAAGTCTAACTTCATTTTAGCCATGGCTGATCTTGCTCTGCACTACGGGCAGAATAAAGAAATTGACCGGGCCGAAGAAATGTTCCAGGAGACGTTCAAAGCTGCAAAGGAGAACCACGACAATGTGCATATAGTACACCATTACTATGGTGAGTTCCAGCAGTACCAGAAGAAATCCCAAACACTAGCTATCAAGCACTACAAGGACTGTTTGACACTGGGGTTCAATACAGTTGAAGGGAGTAAGAGTGCCCGTTCCCTGAAGAAGATAGCAGAGAAACGTCTGGCCAGATACCCCAGAGATGGAGAAGCCTTTGAAATCCTGGAATTCGTCCAAAGGGCAAAGGAAGCGAAGCCGTTTGATGCTAACAATGACGAGTGTCTCAGTACCCTGTTTGACCAACAATTGTCTTTGCAGTAATTATTTTTCCATGTCATATCACTTTCAACAAATGTCAGAAATAATTACAGTAAATACTATACGTGGACATCTCACCACAGCTTGGCTGATGTGAACGGATGGTTTGGCAGTGCAGTATAGCATGATGTAATATAGTGAAGTTATACAGTGGTATGGACTTATGCACTACAACAGGAAGCAAGATTGGGCACAGAAAAAGGTCAATTTAACTTACCCTCATTCTAGGTGGGTTTtcatggatgttttttttttttttttggtcattctgattaaactattccgattttAAAAAATGGGCTGTCTGTTCACATGGAATACATTCTATTCTGATCAGATGCTTTCAgacgctctagaatctttgctcggTTGCTTTACTTTTCCTTGAGAAGATACAGCAGGCAATCCGATTGAGTTTTATTCCGACCAAGATGTTTATATATGTTATATTTATTCCAATTGAGACATTTTTCCGTTTCTAATCAGATTAAAAGTGTTAATATAAACCCACCTACTGACTCCAAATGCTAACAGAATAGTATGCTGCTATAAACCAATAAGGGAatcactatatactgtacattccacATTGATTAAAAAATTGCACATCACTCACACTGCACTCCACTCTACACACATCACTCCCTCACCATGGATTGGaacacacacttgcttgcaCTCTTAACAACCTTAAGACTGTTACtgcagtaataaaaaaaaaagaagcaagaTGCCTAAGATCGTTGTGCATTAACCTCACAGACTGTTTTCTAAACTTTCATATTTTAAGACATGCATGTGTAGCTGAAAATGTTGGGCCTTATGAAAGACTATAAAAATCAGACCTTGGCAATGATAACAATTATGTCCAGGGCTCCTGTCAGGATAAGGCTCTTGTAATTGTGCTAACTTTTGTTATCCTAACCATGAAATaatgtagcctgactctcgccagacccttgtagttccgccatgctccaccagaggctgagctccacacaagggtctggacgcgagggcaacccaaacccctgggccagtgatcaaaaaataatcgaccaatcaggagcgccgaagcgagtgtttgattcaaataacaatggcggcacgcagcgaggagtcttgtgctgacattgattctgctatttcaaccgttttgtcgaatctatcgagtattcattctttaaaagattaacagagaatagttttgaagacatttattggtggcaaggatgtttttactcttcttccgaccgggtttggcaagagcttgaagaagcctagcacgtcattcaagataacaggcaagtggtttatcgaatcacatgcgaggatgttttacaaggacccgccttcagaaatacatctcctatcgagaagtcccagatccttgtgtgaagcagacagcgaactacaggatctggcgaaagtcaggttagaaaTAATGAGCACCATCAAAGCATTTTTCTTTCTGCCTTTAAGTTGCAGTCACTTTGCATTGTATTGCAACTGAAATGTACTTGTTTGTGAAAGCAAACTGAACTTACAGATATTTGAATAACTTTGTCTGAATAAAGATTGTAATTTGGAGGCGTCTCTTTTATGTTGTGACTGGATGTGAGTAAAAGTGGACTGATGCCTGATTCAAAAGTAAGACTAAGAAAAGCtttatgcacatactgtaggcctacttatatcTTCAGTTTACTTGAACCATTGAAGGTAATCTATTTAACATTTCCACCAGTCTTGAAagagcaaacaacaacaacaacaacaacacgttaCGTTTATGTACAGTGCTTTTCTAAGCACTCAAGACAGTgccctcctctgtctccagTTGCCATGGAGAAATCTGACGCTCCGGGGAAAATCCGTACTCTGCACATAGGCTGGTTCAGGGCTATTTGGTTTTCCTCTCGCTCTTGTCATGCACGGAGATGGCGGAAGTCCGCTTTTCTCAGGAACCTGGTCATATATGGCCACATTCAGAAATGTTCCTGAGTATCTAATGGAATGAAAAACAATGAATAAGTGAAATTAATCAAGAAGACGTTTTGATGCACATGCACAATAAATGCACACTTTTATTTCACAAGTTCATTGGTTCTATATTTTTGTAGATGCAATGTAAAtgtattgaaataaaaaaaaaaggggaatgTATATGTTTTTCGTATTTTTATTCCTAATCAGAACATATAATAAGAAGTTGTTTACTTGGTGaaaatcatttattttcctgcgGCTTTGAACGCTGACCAGAGGCCTTTATGCCCTATTGCTTGATGATGAAGGTGAAATGACTGCACCATGAATTGTACAATTCCAAGCCTGCTTTAAGATGTACTGGCAGCATtgggaaaaaacaacaaaaaaagacaaatacatcCACAAAAAAAGCTGATAACTTCAGTACATCGCTGAAGTCTATGATCATGTTATAACACAGAGCTGTTGTCTTATCTCATTTCAGTTCTTCTGATGACATACGTTTGGAGACCAAGCTACAGCAACTGGAGCAACTGGAGTGTCACTTCACCTGGGATCTGGCCAAAGAAAGTGCAGACCTGTCAGATCTTCAGACCAGGCTGGAGGACCAAATAGAGCTGGACTTGAGCAAGAAAGCTGGGGCAATCCGATCATATTGTTTTTTGGCCTATGTCAGGTACTTGCAAGGATTCCTAGATGATGCCCTCACAAACTTGCTCAAAtcagaagagaagggaagggaataCCATGGTGACGATTGTGAGCGATTCCTCATTGTCACCTATGGCAACCTTGCCTGGCTACACTACCTCCGAAGATCATACTCCCAGTGTGAGAGCTACTTGGAAAAGCTTGTGGGGATAAAAGAGAAGTTCCCCACTGGGTCACCGACTGAGCTTCACCCAGATGTCTATGGTCAGAAGGGCTGGACCTACCTCAAGTTCGCCTACAAGTACTACGGGAGAGCAAAGCAGTGTTTCGAAAAAGCCTTGGAGCTGGAGCCTGAGGAAAGCGAATGGAACATAGGTTACGCTATCGCTCTTTATCGCACAGAAGACATCAGAAGGTCAAGTGCAGAAGACTCCCTGGCAGTCAAGCAACTCCGATTGGCCAAACAGAAAAGCCCGGATAATGCTAAAATAACGGTGTTGCTTGGCCTGAGGCTGTTTGACTTCGACAAATACGACGAGGCTGAGAGTCTGATTGAGGA is part of the Sardina pilchardus chromosome 22, fSarPil1.1, whole genome shotgun sequence genome and encodes:
- the LOC134070462 gene encoding interferon-induced protein with tetratricopeptide repeats 5-like isoform X1, producing the protein MNSSDDIRLETKLQQLEQLECHFTWDLAKESADLSDLQTRLEDQIELDLSKKAGAIRSYCFLAYVRYLQGFLDDALTNLLKSEEKGREYHGDDCERFLIVTYGNLAWLHYLRRSYSQCESYLEKLVGIKEKFPTGSPTELHPDVYGQKGWTYLKFAYKYYGRAKQCFEKALELEPEESEWNIGYAIALYRTEDIRRSSAEDSLAVKQLRLAKQKSPDNAKITVLLGLRLFDFDKYDEAESLIEEALEMDPTNPHVIRYVSKNFRCCGNLDRAIALLKRAIDRTEKSAFLHHQLALCYKRKMTDLLRGDARGRGQEVRQLIDKCTYHLQLAITLRPNFLLAKAELALLYGQDRRIENTQAEEMFKAILKEAEERTDMLQIIHHYCGEFHHYKNNSESQAVHHYTECMRLGQDRHFGKQSAYHLKRMALKRVNRDPSDGEALGILGFIHKARGKKSEAIEYYEKALEFDQNNEEYLNALSELERLSLE
- the LOC134069989 gene encoding interferon-induced protein with tetratricopeptide repeats 1B-like, coding for MSADKVTNDDKLKNLECLFTWDINKGDINDLKGVPEKLLDRVKYCPRRYNATYFNILAFVSHLQGKTDTALEYLAKSEAVLKEEKQDEAEFLVTYSSFAWLHHHLGNMKDMETYLSKVKSISDGGDIAVEAEKGWSFIRLGSKFYPRAKESFQKALKAKPNSVSYNVGYAIVLYRLEELVRTDVKDMPEDSPAARQLQRALDLDPTDAEVMVLLALKHQGFDSSKCRELISKALTGCPDVPHVTRHAGRYFRRESSIVEALKILEEAVKRAPNSSFLYHQMGQCHWQEVVTMKKSGKWRADSVQVKAALAESIRNFSKTVELKPSNTYAWVHLAIAYGEDRRLEDAKAIFIKVLSDDSLSDTERQHCHNKYGSFLRHQMKSKTQAVDQFKMAYRIGIDSRDRQEARENLRQIGIDTAKSWRAQEDDGILAFLSEVDRQLTRAPAAAESEINDLNDIFKRKLALSSQLKNTRTGP
- the LOC134070462 gene encoding interferon-induced protein with tetratricopeptide repeats 5-like isoform X2, which codes for MNSSDDIPLDTKLQQLEQLECHFTWDLPKESADLSDLQTRLEDQIQLDLGKKAGAIRSYCFLAYVRYLQGFLDDALTNLLKSEELTKEYNGDDCERFLIVTYGNLAWLHYHRRSYSQCESYLEKLVGIKEKFPTTSPTELHPEVYGQKGWTYLKFAHKYKQIAKQCFEKALELEPDESEWNAGFGIALHRTESKKTRLEDSLVVKQLRRALEINPEDAVLMALLGLRLRMFQKHDEAERLIEEALDMDPSNPHVIRYVGKCFRQGGSVDRSIALLKRAVERTPNSCFLHHQLALCYRKKKDDLFCRGGARGKGREVRQLIAQCIHHLQLATTLKSNFILAMADLALHYGQNKEIDRAEEMFQETFKAAKENHDNVHIVHHYYGEFQQYQKKSQTLAIKHYKDCLTLGFNTVEGSKSARSLKKIAEKRLARYPRDGEAFEILEFVQRAKEAKPFDANNDECLSTLFDQQLSLQ